A window of Selenomonas ruminantium subsp. lactilytica TAM6421 contains these coding sequences:
- a CDS encoding MurR/RpiR family transcriptional regulator: MRLEEIINQHRQDLNDTDMLIYKYIVQHRAESRHISIHELARNCAVSSTTIVRFAQKLGFDGFGDLKAVLKMEEGAKSYYKEDVLQDLQEFYTQTASKVFKRNFDSASRLIHEANRVFIFASGYVQSNVAQELKRLFFYDNVLIYEISGREEFSSISQTLTADDLFIFVSLSGETPMVVDFARRLQLLDVPFISITKLHDNTLASLSTVNLYVSPARFQLYDSDDEHTAFQSMMPYFMLIEVWFVKYRMYLQRKGE; this comes from the coding sequence ATGCGCTTAGAAGAAATCATCAATCAGCATCGGCAGGACTTGAATGACACGGATATGCTGATTTACAAATACATCGTCCAGCACCGGGCGGAATCCCGGCATATTTCCATCCATGAACTGGCCCGGAACTGTGCCGTATCTTCCACTACGATTGTGCGCTTTGCCCAGAAGCTGGGCTTCGATGGCTTCGGGGATTTGAAGGCCGTGCTCAAGATGGAAGAGGGGGCAAAATCCTATTACAAGGAAGATGTGCTGCAGGACCTGCAGGAGTTCTACACCCAGACCGCCAGCAAGGTGTTCAAACGCAACTTTGACAGCGCCAGCCGCCTGATCCATGAGGCCAACCGGGTGTTTATCTTTGCCTCCGGCTACGTACAGAGCAATGTGGCCCAGGAACTGAAGCGGCTGTTCTTCTACGACAATGTGCTGATCTATGAGATCAGCGGGCGGGAGGAGTTTTCCTCGATTTCCCAGACGCTGACTGCAGATGATCTGTTCATCTTCGTTTCCCTTTCCGGGGAAACGCCCATGGTGGTGGACTTTGCCCGGCGGCTGCAGCTCCTGGATGTGCCCTTCATCTCTATCACCAAACTGCATGATAACACACTGGCCAGCCTGTCTACGGTGAATCTCTATGTCTCGCCGGCCCGCTTCCAACTCTATGACAGCGATGATGAGCATACCGCTTTCCAATCCATGATGCCCTATTTCATGCTGATCGAGGTCTGGTTCGTGAAGTACCGGATGTACCTGCAGCGCAAGGGAGAGTAG
- a CDS encoding HAD-IIB family hydrolase: MKIGASDYDGTLFRQRTIAAEDVEGVKAWQAAGHKFGVVSGRDYGMLMPQLKYYGIDSDYVVGNNGGIICRADGTPLWQGSIPLRVLTEIVREPSVRRSFHFAFSAVDRTFLYHEREGSWIMREAKEWDFPIVKITEQDIMSLPQIHQFCLGYHDPREAEATSEILNEKYGEYIHAYPNNGSVDITPLGVSKSQGIAKLLELMDWQDAEVYAIGDEINDLPMLEAYDGFTVDTARDLIKDKARAVYPSVGGMLVDNL; the protein is encoded by the coding sequence ATGAAAATAGGGGCAAGCGATTACGATGGAACCCTGTTCCGTCAGCGAACCATTGCGGCAGAGGATGTGGAAGGTGTCAAGGCCTGGCAGGCAGCAGGTCATAAATTCGGCGTAGTCAGCGGCCGTGACTATGGCATGCTGATGCCCCAGCTCAAATATTATGGCATTGATTCGGACTATGTCGTAGGTAATAACGGCGGCATTATCTGCCGGGCCGATGGCACACCTCTGTGGCAGGGGAGCATTCCCCTGCGGGTGCTGACCGAAATCGTGCGGGAACCCAGCGTGCGCCGCTCCTTCCACTTTGCCTTTTCTGCTGTGGACAGGACCTTCCTCTACCATGAGCGGGAGGGATCCTGGATCATGCGGGAGGCAAAAGAATGGGATTTCCCCATTGTGAAGATCACAGAGCAGGACATCATGAGCCTGCCGCAGATCCATCAGTTCTGTCTGGGCTATCACGATCCGCGGGAAGCGGAGGCAACCAGTGAGATCCTCAATGAAAAGTACGGTGAATACATCCATGCTTACCCCAATAATGGCAGCGTGGATATCACGCCTCTGGGCGTCAGCAAAAGTCAGGGCATTGCCAAGCTGCTGGAACTGATGGACTGGCAGGATGCTGAGGTGTATGCCATTGGCGATGAAATCAATGACCTGCCCATGCTGGAGGCCTATGATGGTTTTACTGTTGATACTGCCCGGGATTTGATCAAGGACAAGGCCAGAGCCGTGTATCCCTCTGTGGGCGGGATGCTGGTGGATAATCTGTAA
- a CDS encoding RNA polymerase sigma factor: MYSEKDEKELIRRAQKGDNQAVCQLLAAYEGLIKNMSRRYSHTPTGRAIADDAQGILLLAFMEALRDFQPEGPVHFAAFLRSRLHSAIYQAFRTACRYNQRTAHPQTATEDEAGDWYDMIPGTAPSPEHQVTARDELTQICRQLSEAEKRLLSMSCLQGLTQSRIARLLHRSPGTISKQLQKLRAHLQAITGMATACPCT, translated from the coding sequence ATGTACAGTGAAAAAGACGAAAAGGAACTGATCCGCCGCGCCCAAAAAGGCGACAATCAGGCTGTCTGTCAGCTGCTTGCCGCCTATGAAGGTCTTATCAAAAATATGAGCCGGCGTTACAGTCACACGCCTACAGGGCGCGCCATCGCCGACGATGCCCAGGGCATCCTGCTGCTGGCCTTTATGGAAGCACTCAGGGATTTCCAGCCGGAAGGTCCGGTCCATTTTGCCGCCTTTCTCCGGAGCAGGCTGCATAGCGCCATCTATCAGGCCTTCCGTACAGCCTGCCGCTATAATCAGCGCACAGCCCATCCCCAAACTGCCACGGAGGACGAGGCCGGCGATTGGTATGATATGATCCCCGGCACAGCACCATCACCGGAACACCAGGTCACGGCCCGGGATGAACTGACGCAAATCTGCCGTCAGCTGAGTGAAGCCGAAAAACGCCTGCTGTCCATGAGCTGCCTGCAAGGACTCACCCAGAGCAGGATTGCCCGGCTGCTGCACCGGAGTCCCGGCACCATCAGCAAACAGCTGCAGAAACTCCGCGCTCATCTTCAGGCCATCACCGGCATGGCCACAGCTTGCCCCTGCACGTAA
- a CDS encoding glycoside hydrolase family 13 protein produces the protein MKELKWWQKTNVYQVYPKSFLDTTGSGTGDINGVTEKLDYLKTLGVGAIWLTPVYPSPMVDNGYDIADFTGIDSSYGTMADMERLIAEGKRRGIRMVMDLVYNHSSDKHPWFIDSASSRDSEHSDWYIWRDAKPDGSAPTNWRSIFGGSAWTWCEARQQYYLHTFAAAQPDLNWENPQVRQALYDAANFWLDKGVGGFRIDAIVYIKKPAEFVDGEPDSDDGLVNIHSMIANTPGILDFLHEFKEKVFQGHDIFTVAEANGVAPEDLDKWVGDKGVFDMLFEFSHMNLEFPKGELWSQATGYTPQIIPQLKEVLTASQQATARNGWYPIFFENHDQMRCVKHYFPATADRKRAAKAMAASLMTLRGTPFIYEGQELGLDNVAWEAIDDYNDISSHGQYELALSEGRTEAEAMEIVHRYSRDNARTPMQWTKGKNAGFSTGTPWLPVHEDYRQQCVESEALEEDSVLSFYRQLAALRQTGEAAGVLQQGDYTELLADDPAVMAFKRHFGCREVYTLVNFTGQEQEYKLPELKEARLLTESIPGSNQGNLRPYEAVIYIKETGENL, from the coding sequence ATGAAAGAATTGAAATGGTGGCAGAAGACCAATGTCTATCAGGTATACCCCAAGAGCTTCCTGGATACCACGGGCAGCGGCACGGGAGATATCAACGGTGTAACCGAAAAACTGGACTATCTGAAAACCCTGGGGGTGGGGGCCATCTGGCTGACGCCGGTCTACCCCTCTCCGATGGTGGACAACGGCTATGATATCGCTGATTTCACGGGTATAGATTCTTCCTATGGTACCATGGCGGATATGGAACGGCTGATTGCTGAAGGCAAGCGCCGGGGTATCCGCATGGTCATGGATCTGGTCTATAACCATTCCTCCGATAAACACCCCTGGTTTATCGATTCCGCCAGCAGCCGTGACAGTGAACACAGTGACTGGTATATCTGGCGGGATGCCAAGCCCGATGGCTCGGCGCCCACCAACTGGCGGTCCATCTTTGGCGGCAGTGCCTGGACCTGGTGCGAGGCCCGTCAGCAGTATTACCTGCACACCTTCGCTGCGGCCCAGCCGGATCTGAACTGGGAAAATCCTCAGGTCCGGCAGGCACTCTATGATGCAGCCAACTTTTGGCTGGACAAGGGCGTGGGCGGTTTCCGCATCGATGCCATCGTCTACATCAAGAAACCGGCAGAATTCGTGGATGGCGAGCCGGACAGCGATGATGGGCTGGTCAATATCCATTCCATGATTGCCAATACCCCGGGCATCCTGGATTTCCTGCATGAATTCAAGGAAAAGGTCTTCCAGGGCCATGATATCTTCACCGTGGCCGAAGCCAACGGCGTGGCGCCGGAGGATCTGGACAAATGGGTAGGGGATAAGGGCGTTTTCGATATGCTCTTTGAATTCTCCCATATGAATCTGGAATTTCCCAAGGGCGAGCTTTGGAGCCAGGCTACAGGTTATACCCCGCAAATCATTCCCCAGCTCAAAGAGGTGCTGACGGCCAGCCAGCAGGCTACGGCCAGGAATGGCTGGTACCCCATCTTCTTTGAGAATCACGATCAGATGCGCTGTGTCAAGCATTACTTCCCCGCTACAGCAGATCGGAAACGTGCAGCCAAGGCCATGGCTGCCAGCCTGATGACACTTCGTGGAACCCCCTTTATCTACGAAGGTCAGGAATTGGGCTTGGATAATGTGGCCTGGGAGGCTATCGACGATTACAACGATATCTCCTCCCATGGCCAGTATGAATTGGCTCTGTCAGAGGGCAGGACGGAGGCGGAAGCTATGGAGATCGTCCATCGCTACAGTCGTGACAATGCCCGCACCCCCATGCAGTGGACGAAAGGCAAAAATGCCGGTTTCAGTACCGGCACCCCTTGGCTGCCTGTCCATGAAGATTATCGTCAGCAATGTGTGGAAAGCGAAGCATTGGAAGAAGATTCCGTGCTGAGCTTCTACCGCCAGCTGGCAGCTCTGCGGCAGACCGGCGAAGCAGCCGGTGTCCTGCAGCAGGGTGATTACACTGAATTATTAGCAGATGATCCTGCCGTTATGGCCTTCAAACGTCATTTTGGCTGCCGTGAGGTTTATACATTGGTAAATTTCACCGGTCAGGAACAGGAATACAAGCTGCCGGAACTGAAGGAAGCAAGATTGCTGACGGAAAGTATCCCAGGCAGCAACCAGGGGAACTTGCGCCCCTATGAAGCAGTTATTTACATCAAGGAAACAGGTGAAAATTTATGA
- a CDS encoding alpha-glucoside-specific PTS transporter subunit IIBC → MTISKDRMMQGMQRFGGAMYTPVILFAFFGLTVALSIICKNEGILGSIAAQGTVWYDFWYVVEQGAWTVFAQMPILFAIAVPIGFAKKEQARCAMEGFVIYMLFNYFIAGFLSLHGAYFGVDYSQDAGAGTGLAMIANIKTLDMGMLGAIFIACMTAYLHNRFYDTNIPDWLGIFKGPAFVVAVGFVVMIPIAFLFCLVWPAVQHAIMHFQDFLKTSGLVGVWAYTFSERILLPAGLHHFIYLPFIFGPAVCDGGIQAYWLQHLNDFANSAQSLKDMFPEGGFALHGSSKVFGLPGAALAIYMCAKPEKRKKTAALLIPATLTAVICGITEPLEFTFLFVAPLLYLVHAVLSACLSTALYAMGLAGNFGGGLIDCFVQNWIPLFQYHSGTYIMQIVIGLCFTAIYFVVFRTLILKFDYATPGRTADDVEDKLFSKAEYQAKKEMEEMGLADNALAIKAKVFLDCLGGPDNIKEVTNCATRLRVTVADADKVAAVGKFTKAGAFGLVKNGKAVQVIVGLSVPQVRSYFDALLKGEKIEDAAPQPAAAQETALDNSLAMKLHACVSGKLIDMSEVKDDMFSQKMMGDGIAIEPTGDTVVAPADAEVTMIMEESLHAIGLRFANGAEILIHIGIDTVKLNGEGFQALVKAGDKVKAGTPLIRFDQQVIKNAGYQTTVIMAVTNSADYPQMQKHEDAEVEVSTTPVLVF, encoded by the coding sequence ATGACAATCAGCAAAGACCGCATGATGCAGGGCATGCAGCGGTTTGGCGGCGCCATGTACACGCCGGTCATCCTGTTCGCATTCTTTGGTCTGACGGTAGCATTGTCCATCATCTGCAAGAATGAAGGCATACTGGGGAGTATCGCCGCGCAGGGGACAGTTTGGTATGATTTCTGGTACGTGGTAGAACAGGGAGCCTGGACGGTATTCGCCCAGATGCCGATCCTCTTCGCCATCGCTGTGCCAATCGGCTTTGCCAAAAAGGAACAGGCCCGTTGTGCCATGGAAGGTTTCGTCATCTACATGCTGTTCAACTACTTCATCGCCGGTTTCCTTTCCCTTCATGGTGCATACTTCGGCGTGGATTACAGCCAGGATGCCGGAGCTGGCACAGGGCTGGCCATGATCGCCAACATCAAGACCTTGGACATGGGTATGCTGGGGGCCATCTTCATTGCTTGCATGACCGCGTATCTGCACAACCGCTTCTATGATACGAACATTCCCGACTGGCTCGGCATTTTCAAAGGCCCTGCTTTTGTCGTCGCGGTAGGCTTTGTGGTGATGATTCCCATCGCCTTCCTCTTCTGCCTCGTATGGCCGGCTGTACAGCATGCCATCATGCATTTCCAGGATTTTTTAAAGACCAGCGGTCTGGTGGGCGTCTGGGCCTACACTTTCTCCGAAAGAATCCTGCTGCCTGCAGGTCTGCATCATTTCATCTATCTGCCCTTTATCTTCGGCCCGGCTGTCTGCGATGGCGGCATTCAGGCTTACTGGCTGCAGCATCTCAATGATTTTGCCAATAGTGCCCAGAGCCTCAAGGATATGTTCCCGGAAGGCGGTTTTGCCCTCCATGGCAGCTCCAAGGTCTTCGGCCTGCCCGGTGCAGCCCTGGCCATCTACATGTGCGCTAAGCCGGAAAAACGCAAGAAGACGGCGGCACTGCTTATCCCGGCAACTCTTACCGCTGTGATCTGCGGTATTACGGAACCCTTGGAATTCACCTTCCTGTTTGTGGCACCGCTGCTTTATCTGGTGCATGCTGTTCTCTCTGCCTGCCTGTCCACGGCTCTCTATGCCATGGGGCTGGCCGGCAACTTCGGCGGCGGCCTTATCGACTGCTTTGTGCAGAACTGGATTCCGCTGTTCCAGTACCATTCCGGTACCTATATCATGCAGATCGTCATCGGTCTGTGCTTCACGGCAATTTATTTCGTTGTTTTCCGTACCTTGATCCTGAAATTCGACTATGCAACTCCCGGCCGCACGGCTGATGATGTGGAAGACAAGCTCTTCTCCAAGGCTGAATACCAGGCCAAGAAGGAAATGGAAGAGATGGGCCTGGCCGATAATGCGCTGGCCATCAAAGCCAAAGTATTCCTCGACTGCCTGGGAGGCCCGGACAATATCAAGGAAGTCACCAACTGTGCAACCCGCCTGCGGGTGACGGTAGCAGATGCGGATAAGGTGGCTGCTGTGGGCAAGTTCACCAAGGCCGGTGCCTTCGGACTTGTGAAAAATGGCAAGGCCGTTCAGGTTATCGTGGGGCTCTCCGTGCCTCAGGTGCGCAGCTATTTCGATGCCCTGCTCAAGGGGGAAAAGATTGAGGACGCTGCACCCCAGCCGGCAGCTGCCCAGGAAACTGCTTTGGACAACAGCCTGGCCATGAAACTCCATGCCTGCGTATCCGGCAAGCTCATCGATATGAGCGAAGTCAAAGACGATATGTTCTCCCAGAAGATGATGGGCGATGGCATTGCCATCGAGCCGACGGGCGATACGGTGGTTGCACCGGCAGATGCCGAAGTCACCATGATCATGGAAGAAAGTCTCCATGCGATTGGCCTGCGTTTCGCCAATGGTGCGGAAATCCTGATCCATATCGGCATTGATACGGTAAAACTGAATGGCGAAGGTTTCCAGGCACTCGTCAAAGCTGGCGACAAAGTGAAGGCTGGCACGCCGCTGATCCGGTTCGACCAGCAGGTCATCAAGAACGCTGGTTACCAGACCACGGTCATCATGGCAGTAACCAACTCTGCCGACTATCCACAGATGCAAAAGCATGAAGATGCAGAAGTGGAAGTCAGTACAACCCCGGTACTCGTATTCTAA
- a CDS encoding alpha-amylase family glycosyl hydrolase, producing the protein MNRKESLQAAIGLSLALGLWAAPMAFPGAEIPAGLSATAEAAQAVGPTDVVLVGTVQSKLGAGNDWAPADGATIMQPVGNGKYQLKGKLPKGNYEFKVAIGGSWNENYGAGGARDGGNISLKLAAEKEVTFTYDSLSHETTVSYEGMEADQAAAKKAEAAQGRVVVLAGTVQSKAGAQKDWDPGDMATRMKPLGHDSYSLSVDLPAGTYYYKVAVGGSWAENYGLGGNFDGANVQLTLPKAQRVTFYYNDKTHAIADSTSYKWLDNASLPKLSGSFGALKDDTMQDLQLAEFYQQTVELKAGSYEVKVAQKGKKSLTQTVHIKKDGAVTFYYDSKENRLIADDGRISEKQVMHDSWSKAYRVPFEAIKAGSPVTLRLAVGKDEVSNVKAVLYKARITANGGDEYNPDFAAGTKEEYPLTLKESHGGRDFWEVTLRPQENGIYGYKFVLDDTKEYGDDDKPGHTGALKLRGAKPFQLTVYSADFHTPDWAKEAVAYQIFPDRFFNGDPANDNARTTARGNQPVQHRAWTDLPANASKSPAADGDKWECNDFFGGDIAGITQKLDYLQKLGITAIYVNPLSAACSNHRYDAVDYGHIDPMLGTEKELQTLAAEMQKRGMHLIMDGVFNHVGDDSIYFDRYGKYKTVGAYEYWSRIYDLMNDRHMKLEAAKAEAKKQLEAEGQVFSPWHWENWFEIRNEKTKDSMGEKYAYHDWQGFDSLTPFRDDDYPGSEAGTKVSDLGDYLLRGRDGQKGVIMKWFDDGLSSWRLDVAKEVPPGFWQNVRKSVKSIRTKSGDEPMLLGEIWQDGSQFLTGDQFDSVMNYKLSFAVGDLFLNQGKAEACDDELTVLRQNYPKEALYNLMNIVDSHDTVRAIYKFGGGKENVAQASRQDFDYRLGKARLKLAAMFLMGYPGMPTVYYGDEAGVYGSADPDCRRTYPWGREDKELVEFYRKVIGVRNGHKQLFAHGDVQTLLAKGDVYAFGRTHANGEAAIVALNRGSAADVELPVTFAADGTVFTDQLTGAKVSVQNGRVKLHLQENQGMMLVK; encoded by the coding sequence ATGAATCGCAAAGAATCTTTGCAGGCTGCCATTGGCTTGTCTTTGGCGCTGGGGCTTTGGGCAGCCCCTATGGCGTTCCCTGGGGCTGAAATTCCCGCCGGCCTGTCTGCTACGGCAGAAGCTGCGCAGGCGGTGGGCCCGACGGATGTGGTGCTGGTGGGGACGGTACAGTCCAAACTCGGTGCTGGCAATGATTGGGCTCCGGCTGATGGTGCGACCATCATGCAGCCTGTGGGCAATGGCAAGTATCAGCTTAAAGGCAAACTGCCCAAGGGCAATTATGAATTCAAGGTTGCCATCGGCGGCAGCTGGAATGAGAATTACGGTGCAGGCGGTGCCCGTGATGGCGGCAATATCAGCCTGAAACTTGCGGCGGAGAAAGAAGTCACCTTTACCTATGACAGCCTGAGCCATGAAACTACGGTCAGCTACGAGGGCATGGAGGCGGATCAGGCCGCAGCGAAAAAGGCAGAAGCGGCACAGGGGCGTGTGGTTGTGCTGGCCGGAACCGTGCAGTCCAAGGCCGGCGCCCAGAAGGATTGGGACCCGGGCGATATGGCCACCCGGATGAAGCCGCTGGGGCATGATTCCTACAGCCTGTCTGTGGACTTGCCGGCGGGAACTTACTATTATAAGGTGGCCGTGGGCGGCAGCTGGGCGGAAAACTATGGTCTTGGCGGCAACTTTGACGGTGCTAATGTGCAGCTGACTTTGCCCAAGGCCCAGAGGGTTACGTTCTATTATAATGACAAAACCCATGCCATCGCTGACAGCACCAGTTATAAGTGGCTGGACAATGCCAGCCTGCCGAAACTCAGTGGCAGTTTCGGTGCGCTCAAAGATGATACCATGCAGGATCTGCAGCTGGCGGAGTTCTATCAGCAGACGGTGGAGCTGAAAGCTGGCAGCTACGAGGTCAAAGTGGCGCAGAAGGGCAAGAAGTCTTTGACGCAGACGGTGCATATCAAAAAAGATGGCGCGGTGACATTCTATTATGACAGCAAGGAAAACCGCTTGATCGCGGATGATGGGCGCATTTCGGAAAAGCAGGTCATGCATGATAGCTGGAGCAAGGCTTACCGCGTACCCTTTGAGGCGATCAAGGCGGGATCTCCGGTAACGTTGCGGCTGGCTGTGGGCAAGGATGAAGTGTCAAATGTCAAGGCTGTACTCTATAAGGCCAGGATTACCGCCAACGGAGGCGATGAGTACAATCCGGATTTTGCCGCCGGCACGAAAGAGGAATATCCGCTGACGCTTAAGGAGTCCCATGGCGGCCGTGATTTCTGGGAAGTTACCCTGCGCCCGCAGGAAAATGGCATTTATGGCTATAAGTTTGTTTTGGATGATACCAAGGAATACGGCGATGATGATAAGCCGGGTCATACAGGGGCACTTAAACTGCGTGGAGCTAAGCCCTTCCAGCTGACGGTGTACAGCGCCGACTTCCATACTCCGGACTGGGCCAAGGAAGCCGTGGCCTATCAGATTTTCCCGGATCGCTTCTTCAACGGCGATCCCGCCAATGACAATGCCCGGACCACGGCCCGGGGCAATCAGCCGGTGCAGCATCGCGCCTGGACGGATCTGCCGGCCAATGCCAGTAAGTCGCCCGCAGCTGACGGGGATAAGTGGGAATGCAATGATTTCTTCGGCGGCGATATTGCCGGCATTACCCAAAAGCTTGACTATTTGCAGAAGCTGGGCATTACGGCCATCTATGTGAATCCTTTGTCGGCCGCCTGCTCCAACCATCGTTATGATGCAGTGGATTACGGCCATATCGATCCCATGCTGGGAACGGAGAAGGAATTGCAGACACTGGCTGCGGAAATGCAGAAGCGGGGCATGCACCTCATCATGGATGGCGTGTTCAACCATGTGGGGGATGACTCCATCTACTTTGACCGCTATGGCAAGTACAAAACTGTGGGCGCTTATGAATATTGGTCGCGGATTTACGACCTGATGAATGACAGGCATATGAAGCTGGAAGCGGCCAAGGCTGAGGCGAAAAAGCAGTTGGAGGCTGAAGGGCAGGTATTCTCCCCCTGGCATTGGGAGAACTGGTTTGAGATCCGCAATGAAAAGACCAAGGACAGCATGGGCGAAAAATACGCCTACCATGACTGGCAGGGCTTTGACAGCCTGACGCCCTTCCGCGATGATGATTATCCCGGCAGTGAAGCAGGCACCAAGGTTTCCGATTTGGGCGATTATCTCCTGCGGGGACGCGATGGTCAGAAGGGCGTCATCATGAAGTGGTTTGATGATGGTCTTTCCAGCTGGCGGCTGGATGTGGCCAAGGAAGTGCCGCCGGGATTCTGGCAGAATGTCCGCAAATCGGTAAAGTCCATCCGCACCAAGTCCGGGGATGAACCCATGCTGCTGGGCGAAATCTGGCAGGATGGCTCTCAGTTCCTGACCGGTGACCAATTCGATTCCGTCATGAACTATAAGCTGTCCTTTGCTGTGGGGGATCTGTTCCTGAATCAGGGCAAGGCAGAAGCCTGTGATGATGAACTGACGGTACTGCGGCAGAACTATCCCAAGGAAGCTCTGTACAATCTCATGAATATCGTGGATTCCCATGATACGGTCCGCGCCATCTATAAGTTTGGCGGCGGCAAGGAAAATGTGGCTCAGGCTTCCCGGCAGGACTTTGATTACCGTTTGGGCAAGGCCCGGCTGAAACTGGCGGCCATGTTCCTGATGGGATATCCCGGCATGCCGACGGTATACTATGGTGATGAAGCCGGTGTCTATGGCAGCGCCGATCCGGATTGCCGCCGTACTTATCCCTGGGGACGGGAAGATAAAGAACTGGTGGAATTCTATCGCAAGGTTATCGGCGTGCGCAATGGTCATAAACAGCTCTTTGCTCACGGCGATGTGCAGACGCTGCTGGCCAAGGGCGATGTCTATGCCTTTGGACGGACGCATGCTAACGGCGAGGCCGCTATTGTGGCCTTGAATCGTGGCAGTGCCGCGGATGTGGAACTGCCTGTGACCTTCGCTGCGGATGGCACGGTATTCACCGACCAGCTGACAGGCGCAAAGGTCAGCGTACAGAATGGCAGGGTGAAATTACACCTGCAGGAAAATCAGGGCATGATGCTGGTGAAGTGA
- a CDS encoding S-layer homology domain-containing protein — MRMNRKVAAILAGLTVGAMGQVYAASADSFSDVPKDHWSYEALDYLAKEGVIEGMGDNTFQGGRTMTRYEMASIVAKAMQKGGTSFGDKAVLDKLSAEYSGELDTLKKRVDAHDKDIKELKEKADRFQLHGLARVQMGDDNGLKHDARAWGTEKNGDYNNRFYMDLEGSMKINNHATARFTIEKNARYRDKEYVMKDAVAADDSGKLHKINAPVTGELRDMPDMDTNHSGLVSNIWVELQLGKKHDWYTNIGRKWNGIGMQNLLLGGQVDGIQTYHPIEHGHGWWLSAQYWKSSSDCSTYTPIFEKNAAGEYEYKETKVQALRSPVNATLDFWGPLGKYVNANVGYTHIVGNKYDKNGGGNGYWYDTKGFVNADISVKPLKDVTLTGSYVHAFTKQDENFGHGDRDWAFKAEYKGTDLNRVGSYGLYAKYVNLGAFADLGHDDEWSTREPTFTNGVRGWYFGFKCVPAHNVEWETLWAPHLSEQITWNNPVKRHILRTWLDFHF; from the coding sequence ATGAGAATGAACAGGAAAGTTGCCGCAATCTTAGCAGGTTTGACCGTGGGGGCCATGGGGCAGGTCTACGCCGCCAGTGCGGACAGCTTCAGCGATGTGCCGAAAGATCATTGGAGCTATGAAGCACTGGATTATCTGGCGAAGGAAGGCGTCATCGAGGGCATGGGTGACAATACCTTCCAAGGCGGGCGCACCATGACGCGTTATGAAATGGCCTCCATCGTGGCTAAGGCCATGCAGAAGGGCGGTACCAGCTTTGGAGATAAAGCTGTGCTGGACAAACTTTCCGCAGAATATTCCGGCGAACTTGATACGTTGAAAAAGCGTGTGGATGCGCATGACAAGGATATCAAGGAATTGAAGGAAAAGGCTGACCGCTTCCAGCTGCATGGTCTGGCCCGGGTGCAGATGGGCGATGACAATGGACTGAAACATGATGCCCGTGCTTGGGGGACGGAGAAGAATGGCGATTATAACAACCGCTTCTATATGGATCTCGAAGGTTCTATGAAGATTAACAACCATGCCACGGCCCGGTTCACCATTGAGAAGAATGCCCGCTATCGGGACAAAGAATATGTGATGAAGGATGCTGTGGCAGCGGATGATTCCGGAAAACTGCATAAGATCAATGCACCGGTAACGGGAGAACTTCGTGATATGCCGGATATGGACACGAATCATAGCGGCCTGGTAAGCAATATCTGGGTGGAACTGCAATTGGGCAAAAAACACGATTGGTACACCAATATCGGCCGTAAGTGGAATGGCATTGGCATGCAGAATCTGTTGCTGGGCGGTCAGGTGGATGGCATTCAGACCTATCATCCCATTGAACATGGTCATGGTTGGTGGCTCAGTGCCCAGTATTGGAAATCTTCCTCAGATTGTTCAACGTATACGCCGATATTTGAGAAGAATGCTGCCGGTGAGTATGAATACAAAGAAACCAAAGTTCAGGCATTGCGTTCACCGGTCAATGCTACCCTTGATTTCTGGGGCCCTCTGGGCAAGTACGTAAATGCCAATGTTGGTTATACTCATATTGTTGGCAATAAGTATGATAAAAATGGCGGCGGCAATGGCTATTGGTATGATACGAAAGGCTTTGTCAATGCCGATATCAGCGTGAAGCCGCTGAAGGATGTAACCCTGACGGGTTCTTATGTCCATGCTTTCACCAAGCAGGATGAGAACTTCGGTCATGGTGACCGGGATTGGGCCTTCAAGGCAGAGTATAAGGGGACAGATCTCAATCGTGTGGGCAGTTATGGACTTTATGCGAAGTATGTGAACCTCGGTGCCTTTGCTGACCTGGGCCATGATGATGAGTGGTCCACCCGCGAACCGACCTTCACCAATGGCGTCCGCGGCTGGTACTTCGGTTTTAAGTGTGTGCCGGCACATAATGTAGAGTGGGAAACCCTCTGGGCACCGCATCTGTCTGAGCAGATCACCTGGAACAATCCTGTGAAACGTCATATCCTCCGCACCTGGTTGGACTTCCATTTCTAA